The following are encoded in a window of Rissa tridactyla isolate bRisTri1 chromosome 3, bRisTri1.patW.cur.20221130, whole genome shotgun sequence genomic DNA:
- the LOC128907939 gene encoding uncharacterized protein LOC128907939 isoform X2, which translates to MAEAASQDLLLAAAFVSDAQYNRNIPFKTSPEAVRLYYLYNHWIIRTVTYFFIFLNLSLAVFEEPAVYPLPFLVTSLVEVLCLLVFFGRLTHFAKVTLRNVFWKDTKNICIMVAILIRRAFRSIRNTLPEITYVFLLFMFSLLMFSLMALKLFGERNLQTAEGLPYFKNYLEIVFDLYVLVTTANSPDVMMPAFDFSSWYALFFIAFVIVNTYIFMSLFLAVVYNNYKKHLKNEIRKLAYMKHRKMIEAFNLLKEEEGAQFVVREARWKQLVKLVAPDISNSHRELLLRISDDEQKGFIDKKSFVQLADLLNIQVITLKIRSHPLRQWMPHVYKSAVSQFLRRMVRHRGFVWTYDVIILINAIFIALDEATPYISYAEWVFLALYIIEILLKVYTYEPRAFFGKNQFWNWFDTLIIFAALTATILNTTLKSTTKYNSQQILDIVFILRVLRLIRIVDSIQRFRVIMNTLINIVPTMLTFGGLTLVVYCVFAIIGMELFHGKIQFFPANSNAPYALECGNPALKDSLFARGKYCKNNFNNFVSSFIVLMELTVVNQWHVFANGFANVTVQPAKLYFIAFHIVMVIIIVNIFVSFILEAFFVEYSLEKSEVETAIEQKIQELGMGVQEDEFQDEQLLDNMESAEHDLEGEGGTKPQSKGLVFKIASKRYRTVDALLQRMFEAEIPLEDEGPSFEEILNLSPAPAVPSDLTSERAA; encoded by the exons ATGGCGGAGGCGGCCTCGCAG GATCTCCTGCTGGCAGCAGCATTTGTCTCTGATGCACAATACAACAGAAATATTCCTTTTAAGACCTCCCCGGAGGCAGTCAG GCTTTATTATCTCTATAACCACTGGATTATACGAACAGTCACCTACTTCTTCATCTTTCTCAACCTGTCCCTTGCAGTGTTTGAAGAACCTGCTGTGTATCCACTCCCCTTCCTG GTCACTTCTCTGGTTGAGGTATTGTGCCTTCTGGTGTTCTTTGGCCGACTGACGCATTTTGCAAAAGTCACTCTTCGCAATGTATTCTGGAAGGATACCAAGAACATCTGCATCATGGTTGCAATCCTG ATTCGGAGGGCCTTCCGCAGCATCCGCAACACACTGCCAGAGATCACCTATGTCTTCTTGCTTTTCATGTTTAGCCTTCTCATGTTCTCCCTCATGGCCTTGAAGCTGTTTGGTGAGAG GAATCTCCAGACAGCAGAAGGCTTGCCATATTTCAAAAACTACCTAGAAATTGTGTTTGACCTCTATGTGCTGGTGACAACAGCAAACAGCCCGGATGTCAT GATGCCAGCATTTGACTTCAGCTCATGGTATGCCCTGTTCTTCATTGCCTTTGTCATCGTCAACACGTATATCTTCATGTCTCTGTTCCTGGCTGTTGTGTACAACAACTACAAAAAACACCTGAAG AATGAGATCCGTAAGCTTGCTTACATGAAGCACCGCAAGATGATAGAGGCCTTCAACCttctgaaggaagaggaaggagcacAGTTTGTGGTTAGAGAAGCCCGGTGGAAGCAGCTTGTCAAGCTGGTGGCTCCTGATATCAGCAACTCCCACCGAGAGCTGCTGCTACGCATCTCAGATGATGAGCAGAAGGGTTTCATAG ACAAGAAGTCCTTTGTACAACTGGCAGATCTCCTCAACATCCAGGTGATTACCCTGAAAATACGCAGCCATCCGCTGAGGCAATGGATGCCTCATGTATACAAGTCAGCAGTGAGTCAATTCCTGCGCAGGATGGTAAGGCACAG GGGATTTGTTTGGACTTACGATGTGATCATTCTAATAAATGCTATCTTCATTGCTCTGGATGAGGCAACCCCCTATATTTCCTATGCAGAGTGGGTCTTCCTTGCTTTGTATATAATTGAGATACTCCTGAAAGTGTACACTTACGAACCGAGGGCGTTCTTTGGCAAAAATCAGTTCTGGAACTG GTTTGATACCCTCATCATCTTCGCTGCTTTGACTGCAACGATACTTAATACCACCCTGAAATCGA CCACGAAGTACAACAGCCAACAGATCCTGGACATTGTCTTCATCTTAAGGGTCCTCAGGCTAATAAGGATCGTTGACAGCATTCAAAG GTTCCGGGTCATCATGAATACGCTGATAAACATCGTACCGACAATGTTGACATTTGGTGGGCTGACTCTG GTTGTGTACTGTGTATTTGCTATCATTGGCATGGAGTTATTCCATGGGAAAATCCAGTTCTTCCCTGCAAATTCGAATGCTCCTTATGCACTGGAATGTGGGAACCCAGCTCTCAAGGATTCTCTGTTTGCCCGTGGGAAATACTGCAAGAACAACTTCAACAACTTTGTGTCATCCTTCATTGTCCTGATGGAGCTCACTGTAGTCAATCAGTGGCATG TCTTTGCCAATGGATTTGCCAACGTGACGGTTCAGCCtgcaaagctgtatttcattGCCTTTCACATTGTGATGGTGATAATTATTGTCAA catctttgtGTCATTCATTTTGGAAGCTTTCTTTGTGGAGTACTCCCTAGAGAAGAGTGAAGTAGAAACAGCCATTGAGCAGAAAATCCAGGAGCTGGGAATGGGAGTTCAAGA GGATGAGTTCCAGGATGAACAGCTCCTTGATAACATGGAGAGTGCCGAGCATGACCTCGAGGGGGAAGGTGGAACAAAGCCACAGTCTAAAGGGCTGGTGTTTAAAATTGCCTCCAAAC GGTACAGGACGGTTGATGCTCTGCTCCAGCGTATGTTTGAGGCAGAGATCCCCCTTGAGGATGAAGGCCCTTCATTTGAAGAGATCTTAAACTTGTCGCCCGCCCCAGCTGTACCCAGTGATCTGACTTCTGAGCGTGCAGCGTAA
- the LOC128907939 gene encoding two pore channel protein 2-like isoform X3 codes for MAEAASQDLLLAAAFVSDAQYNRNIPFKTSPEAVRLYYLYNHWIIRTVTYFFIFLNLSLAVFEEPAVYPLPFLVTSLVEVLCLLVFFGRLTHFAKVTLRNVFWKDTKNICIMVAILLSLTDLAIYGVLRIYNVSSIRWSRIVRPIFLINFAESRQIRRAFRSIRNTLPEITYVFLLFMFSLLMFSLMALKLFGERNLQTAEGLPYFKNYLEIVFDLYVLVTTANSPDVMMPAFDFSSWYALFFIAFVIVNTYIFMSLFLAVVYNNYKKHLKNEIRKLAYMKHRKMIEAFNLLKEEEGAQFVVREARWKQLVKLVAPDISNSHRELLLRISDDEQKGFIDKKSFVQLADLLNIQVITLKIRSHPLRQWMPHVYKSAVSQFLRRMVRHRGFVWTYDVIILINAIFIALDEATPYISYAEWVFLALYIIEILLKVYTYEPRAFFGKNQFWNWFDTLIIFAALTATILNTTLKSTTKYNSQQILDIVFILRVLRLIRIVDSIQRFRVIMNTLINIVPTMLTFGGLTLVVYCVFAIIGMELFHGKIQFFPANSNAPYALECGNPALKDSLFARGKYCKNNFNNFVSSFIVLMELTVVNQWHVFANGFANVTVQPAKLYFIAFHIVMVIIIVKVQDG; via the exons ATGGCGGAGGCGGCCTCGCAG GATCTCCTGCTGGCAGCAGCATTTGTCTCTGATGCACAATACAACAGAAATATTCCTTTTAAGACCTCCCCGGAGGCAGTCAG GCTTTATTATCTCTATAACCACTGGATTATACGAACAGTCACCTACTTCTTCATCTTTCTCAACCTGTCCCTTGCAGTGTTTGAAGAACCTGCTGTGTATCCACTCCCCTTCCTG GTCACTTCTCTGGTTGAGGTATTGTGCCTTCTGGTGTTCTTTGGCCGACTGACGCATTTTGCAAAAGTCACTCTTCGCAATGTATTCTGGAAGGATACCAAGAACATCTGCATCATGGTTGCAATCCTG TTATCCCTAACAGACTTGGCCATATATGGGGTCCTCAGGATATACAACGTGAGCAGCATTAGATGGTCAAGAATTGTGAGGCCCATCTTCCTGATCAACTTTGCAGAGAGTCGCCAG ATTCGGAGGGCCTTCCGCAGCATCCGCAACACACTGCCAGAGATCACCTATGTCTTCTTGCTTTTCATGTTTAGCCTTCTCATGTTCTCCCTCATGGCCTTGAAGCTGTTTGGTGAGAG GAATCTCCAGACAGCAGAAGGCTTGCCATATTTCAAAAACTACCTAGAAATTGTGTTTGACCTCTATGTGCTGGTGACAACAGCAAACAGCCCGGATGTCAT GATGCCAGCATTTGACTTCAGCTCATGGTATGCCCTGTTCTTCATTGCCTTTGTCATCGTCAACACGTATATCTTCATGTCTCTGTTCCTGGCTGTTGTGTACAACAACTACAAAAAACACCTGAAG AATGAGATCCGTAAGCTTGCTTACATGAAGCACCGCAAGATGATAGAGGCCTTCAACCttctgaaggaagaggaaggagcacAGTTTGTGGTTAGAGAAGCCCGGTGGAAGCAGCTTGTCAAGCTGGTGGCTCCTGATATCAGCAACTCCCACCGAGAGCTGCTGCTACGCATCTCAGATGATGAGCAGAAGGGTTTCATAG ACAAGAAGTCCTTTGTACAACTGGCAGATCTCCTCAACATCCAGGTGATTACCCTGAAAATACGCAGCCATCCGCTGAGGCAATGGATGCCTCATGTATACAAGTCAGCAGTGAGTCAATTCCTGCGCAGGATGGTAAGGCACAG GGGATTTGTTTGGACTTACGATGTGATCATTCTAATAAATGCTATCTTCATTGCTCTGGATGAGGCAACCCCCTATATTTCCTATGCAGAGTGGGTCTTCCTTGCTTTGTATATAATTGAGATACTCCTGAAAGTGTACACTTACGAACCGAGGGCGTTCTTTGGCAAAAATCAGTTCTGGAACTG GTTTGATACCCTCATCATCTTCGCTGCTTTGACTGCAACGATACTTAATACCACCCTGAAATCGA CCACGAAGTACAACAGCCAACAGATCCTGGACATTGTCTTCATCTTAAGGGTCCTCAGGCTAATAAGGATCGTTGACAGCATTCAAAG GTTCCGGGTCATCATGAATACGCTGATAAACATCGTACCGACAATGTTGACATTTGGTGGGCTGACTCTG GTTGTGTACTGTGTATTTGCTATCATTGGCATGGAGTTATTCCATGGGAAAATCCAGTTCTTCCCTGCAAATTCGAATGCTCCTTATGCACTGGAATGTGGGAACCCAGCTCTCAAGGATTCTCTGTTTGCCCGTGGGAAATACTGCAAGAACAACTTCAACAACTTTGTGTCATCCTTCATTGTCCTGATGGAGCTCACTGTAGTCAATCAGTGGCATG TCTTTGCCAATGGATTTGCCAACGTGACGGTTCAGCCtgcaaagctgtatttcattGCCTTTCACATTGTGATGGTGATAATTATTGTCAA GGTACAGGACGGTTGA
- the LOC128907939 gene encoding uncharacterized protein LOC128907939 isoform X1, which produces MAEAASQDLLLAAAFVSDAQYNRNIPFKTSPEAVRLYYLYNHWIIRTVTYFFIFLNLSLAVFEEPAVYPLPFLVTSLVEVLCLLVFFGRLTHFAKVTLRNVFWKDTKNICIMVAILLSLTDLAIYGVLRIYNVSSIRWSRIVRPIFLINFAESRQIRRAFRSIRNTLPEITYVFLLFMFSLLMFSLMALKLFGERNLQTAEGLPYFKNYLEIVFDLYVLVTTANSPDVMMPAFDFSSWYALFFIAFVIVNTYIFMSLFLAVVYNNYKKHLKNEIRKLAYMKHRKMIEAFNLLKEEEGAQFVVREARWKQLVKLVAPDISNSHRELLLRISDDEQKGFIDKKSFVQLADLLNIQVITLKIRSHPLRQWMPHVYKSAVSQFLRRMVRHRGFVWTYDVIILINAIFIALDEATPYISYAEWVFLALYIIEILLKVYTYEPRAFFGKNQFWNWFDTLIIFAALTATILNTTLKSTTKYNSQQILDIVFILRVLRLIRIVDSIQRFRVIMNTLINIVPTMLTFGGLTLVVYCVFAIIGMELFHGKIQFFPANSNAPYALECGNPALKDSLFARGKYCKNNFNNFVSSFIVLMELTVVNQWHVFANGFANVTVQPAKLYFIAFHIVMVIIIVNIFVSFILEAFFVEYSLEKSEVETAIEQKIQELGMGVQEDEFQDEQLLDNMESAEHDLEGEGGTKPQSKGLVFKIASKRYRTVDALLQRMFEAEIPLEDEGPSFEEILNLSPAPAVPSDLTSERAA; this is translated from the exons ATGGCGGAGGCGGCCTCGCAG GATCTCCTGCTGGCAGCAGCATTTGTCTCTGATGCACAATACAACAGAAATATTCCTTTTAAGACCTCCCCGGAGGCAGTCAG GCTTTATTATCTCTATAACCACTGGATTATACGAACAGTCACCTACTTCTTCATCTTTCTCAACCTGTCCCTTGCAGTGTTTGAAGAACCTGCTGTGTATCCACTCCCCTTCCTG GTCACTTCTCTGGTTGAGGTATTGTGCCTTCTGGTGTTCTTTGGCCGACTGACGCATTTTGCAAAAGTCACTCTTCGCAATGTATTCTGGAAGGATACCAAGAACATCTGCATCATGGTTGCAATCCTG TTATCCCTAACAGACTTGGCCATATATGGGGTCCTCAGGATATACAACGTGAGCAGCATTAGATGGTCAAGAATTGTGAGGCCCATCTTCCTGATCAACTTTGCAGAGAGTCGCCAG ATTCGGAGGGCCTTCCGCAGCATCCGCAACACACTGCCAGAGATCACCTATGTCTTCTTGCTTTTCATGTTTAGCCTTCTCATGTTCTCCCTCATGGCCTTGAAGCTGTTTGGTGAGAG GAATCTCCAGACAGCAGAAGGCTTGCCATATTTCAAAAACTACCTAGAAATTGTGTTTGACCTCTATGTGCTGGTGACAACAGCAAACAGCCCGGATGTCAT GATGCCAGCATTTGACTTCAGCTCATGGTATGCCCTGTTCTTCATTGCCTTTGTCATCGTCAACACGTATATCTTCATGTCTCTGTTCCTGGCTGTTGTGTACAACAACTACAAAAAACACCTGAAG AATGAGATCCGTAAGCTTGCTTACATGAAGCACCGCAAGATGATAGAGGCCTTCAACCttctgaaggaagaggaaggagcacAGTTTGTGGTTAGAGAAGCCCGGTGGAAGCAGCTTGTCAAGCTGGTGGCTCCTGATATCAGCAACTCCCACCGAGAGCTGCTGCTACGCATCTCAGATGATGAGCAGAAGGGTTTCATAG ACAAGAAGTCCTTTGTACAACTGGCAGATCTCCTCAACATCCAGGTGATTACCCTGAAAATACGCAGCCATCCGCTGAGGCAATGGATGCCTCATGTATACAAGTCAGCAGTGAGTCAATTCCTGCGCAGGATGGTAAGGCACAG GGGATTTGTTTGGACTTACGATGTGATCATTCTAATAAATGCTATCTTCATTGCTCTGGATGAGGCAACCCCCTATATTTCCTATGCAGAGTGGGTCTTCCTTGCTTTGTATATAATTGAGATACTCCTGAAAGTGTACACTTACGAACCGAGGGCGTTCTTTGGCAAAAATCAGTTCTGGAACTG GTTTGATACCCTCATCATCTTCGCTGCTTTGACTGCAACGATACTTAATACCACCCTGAAATCGA CCACGAAGTACAACAGCCAACAGATCCTGGACATTGTCTTCATCTTAAGGGTCCTCAGGCTAATAAGGATCGTTGACAGCATTCAAAG GTTCCGGGTCATCATGAATACGCTGATAAACATCGTACCGACAATGTTGACATTTGGTGGGCTGACTCTG GTTGTGTACTGTGTATTTGCTATCATTGGCATGGAGTTATTCCATGGGAAAATCCAGTTCTTCCCTGCAAATTCGAATGCTCCTTATGCACTGGAATGTGGGAACCCAGCTCTCAAGGATTCTCTGTTTGCCCGTGGGAAATACTGCAAGAACAACTTCAACAACTTTGTGTCATCCTTCATTGTCCTGATGGAGCTCACTGTAGTCAATCAGTGGCATG TCTTTGCCAATGGATTTGCCAACGTGACGGTTCAGCCtgcaaagctgtatttcattGCCTTTCACATTGTGATGGTGATAATTATTGTCAA catctttgtGTCATTCATTTTGGAAGCTTTCTTTGTGGAGTACTCCCTAGAGAAGAGTGAAGTAGAAACAGCCATTGAGCAGAAAATCCAGGAGCTGGGAATGGGAGTTCAAGA GGATGAGTTCCAGGATGAACAGCTCCTTGATAACATGGAGAGTGCCGAGCATGACCTCGAGGGGGAAGGTGGAACAAAGCCACAGTCTAAAGGGCTGGTGTTTAAAATTGCCTCCAAAC GGTACAGGACGGTTGATGCTCTGCTCCAGCGTATGTTTGAGGCAGAGATCCCCCTTGAGGATGAAGGCCCTTCATTTGAAGAGATCTTAAACTTGTCGCCCGCCCCAGCTGTACCCAGTGATCTGACTTCTGAGCGTGCAGCGTAA